From Paraburkholderia sabiae, a single genomic window includes:
- a CDS encoding discoidin domain-containing protein, translating into MMLLCSATHAVASEALPPSNHIRINLGATPWKYIKDADDANSMQPGFNDSAWSSVGVPQTPSDNDTFLNWKSGGDQGYLSGNINWYRKHFSLDPSYANRKIYIEFEGAHTGAQVYINGTLLRGNSQINRDATHVLGFIPFIVDITNYVKFDGTDNVLAVKVARGDKFFESPNFAGAFRFGQDDTGLFRPVWMHITDRVHIPENIYAVLNTWGTYVATVAASTSSATIRVQTNVLNEYSTDKKVTLTTQIVDAGGNVVANAQDTRTVTANLSPDLHPSLFDQVLTVANPNLWYPNNSIYGKPYLYHVIHTVSIDGVVVDTAESPLGIRTITWDQNFPIINGHPHYLWGASGRYDYPALGSAVPAELQWKDLSLLAQAGGSLYRPGHSSQGREFLDAADAYGVMMVQPSGEGEGGFGIICNAQTDPKVACMTQNNVTLKTELHRDMIVHDRNHPSVLAWEADNGTTDTAFAQSLKTVSQMWDPINTRAQADRTPNPNNGDILGCSGNGCDINVKKDFPNSPAWGSEYWGDGVGRWKYDFELAFAVKYLKEWVASVAGKSFGIAHWYLADTPGETNTQTDGIDPDSVRGNGASMMDANRLPRLIYYIYQAVWTPFEIKPVVKLAHTWNRSGSVTVNAFSNCPAVRLRLNGELVGGDQAPNPTSSDPSADMTQNTTLLPGQVHWDNVKWAPGTLTAECLDNNRQVAASDSLVTAGPADHILLTVEPELVKPNGESFALTANGTDAAIITATVVDAINVRVPDASQTLTFAVSGPGTYRGGSDHDVTPNQPLSYHAPGDPNLSVEGGMTRIAVKTQFAPGTVTVTATSPGLGSGTTSFNVVPTADQQVFNGNGLVVGPQPPSALRIVTQPADQIVTQGQSGQFSVLSAGAAPIAYQWMKNGAAIPGATGYAYMTPAVASGDNGATYSVAVTNANSSVTSRTASLTVVQPAAPTIVTQPLSLSITSGQSAEFSVVAAGSPVLSYQWTKNGESVPGANQPVYDTPATQTSDSGSVYRAVVTNSAGTVTSQDATLTVSVATPPVIVSQPHSQSVPFGQSVTFNVLASGSTPLKYQWTKDGKPYGTNAASIAIVSAQGSDAGDYAVTISNSAGSITSDHVTLTVSGADNSNLALGAKATSSSDQNGGLTAQNAIDGSVASRWSSAPQIDPSWITVDLGSIQTFNKVVLMWENAAASAYKIQVSNDNGQWTNVLPNDQVIAGHGGTETTVFPSTSARYVRMLGLQRTTQYGYSLFEFQVFDAPQCGSEAERFTLLGAKPGTWNSTIAGLPSGPYVPTVKDNVSGLVWQQYYTTFPNQGAQFTQSVAKQYCAAIGMRLPTQNEALTVARANFASCAFPGSWGTWTTTGVPGVPTQAYLVFSSGESAGGIIDNTPGWSLCVSGNAADVPVISAHPASVTVSEGQVAQFSVGVTGTGPFSFQWLRNNAVVAITTNPTYTTPPTTIAADNGATYSVIVTNGGGSVTSGKATLTVTAATGGNGGDGGDGNNGNNGGNGGDGGDGGNGGLPSANLARGKVATSSGVQDEGYAPANAVDGNTGSRWSSDFNDDAWITIDLGTPTQFDRIVLNWENAYGKAYLLQSSSNGQDWNNIVPQRAGAGGVEDISLPVTTARYVRMQGVKRASQYGYSLFEFEIYNSAATPKLTVTATAGANGAISPSGEVGVIQGGSQTFTAQPAAGYGVGSMTVDGQNLGVQSTYTFTNVTAKHSISVTFVPLSASVNLALNRPATSSGDENGNTPPAAAVDGNTGTRWSSKFIDPSWITIDLGSEQTFNRVVLNWENAHGIAYQIQTSHDNVDWSNTVYNQTDGKGGVEDLSFASTTARYVRLYGTKRSTDYGYSLFEFGVYNNVTSTQQALK; encoded by the coding sequence ATGATGTTGCTTTGCTCTGCGACACACGCCGTCGCGAGCGAAGCGCTTCCGCCATCCAATCACATCAGGATCAATCTCGGCGCGACGCCCTGGAAGTACATCAAGGACGCCGACGACGCCAATTCGATGCAGCCGGGTTTCAACGACTCGGCATGGAGCTCGGTCGGCGTGCCGCAGACACCGTCCGACAACGACACCTTCCTCAACTGGAAGTCGGGTGGCGATCAGGGCTACCTGTCGGGCAATATCAACTGGTATCGCAAGCACTTCTCGCTCGATCCGTCCTACGCGAACCGCAAGATCTATATCGAGTTCGAAGGCGCGCACACGGGCGCGCAGGTCTATATCAACGGGACGCTCCTTCGCGGCAATAGCCAGATCAACCGGGATGCGACGCACGTGCTCGGCTTCATTCCGTTCATCGTCGATATCACGAACTACGTGAAGTTCGACGGCACGGACAACGTGCTGGCCGTGAAGGTCGCGCGCGGCGACAAGTTCTTCGAGTCGCCGAACTTCGCGGGCGCCTTCCGTTTCGGTCAGGACGATACGGGCCTGTTCCGCCCCGTGTGGATGCACATCACGGACCGCGTGCATATCCCCGAGAACATCTACGCCGTGCTCAACACGTGGGGCACATATGTCGCGACGGTGGCGGCGAGCACGTCGTCGGCGACGATCCGCGTGCAGACCAACGTGCTGAACGAATACTCGACGGATAAGAAGGTCACGCTGACGACCCAGATCGTCGACGCGGGCGGCAACGTCGTGGCGAACGCGCAGGACACGCGCACCGTCACCGCGAACCTGTCGCCGGACCTGCATCCATCGCTGTTCGATCAGGTGCTGACGGTCGCGAATCCGAACCTCTGGTATCCGAACAACAGCATCTACGGCAAGCCGTATCTGTATCACGTGATTCACACGGTCAGCATCGACGGTGTGGTCGTCGATACGGCGGAAAGCCCGCTCGGCATCCGCACGATCACGTGGGACCAGAACTTCCCGATCATCAACGGACACCCGCATTACCTGTGGGGCGCATCGGGCCGCTACGACTATCCGGCGCTCGGCTCGGCCGTGCCGGCGGAACTGCAATGGAAGGACCTGAGCCTGCTCGCGCAGGCGGGCGGCAGTCTGTATCGTCCCGGCCACTCGAGCCAGGGACGCGAGTTCCTCGATGCCGCCGACGCCTATGGCGTGATGATGGTTCAGCCGAGCGGCGAGGGCGAAGGCGGTTTCGGCATCATCTGCAATGCGCAGACTGATCCGAAAGTCGCGTGCATGACGCAGAACAACGTCACGCTGAAGACGGAACTGCATCGCGACATGATCGTGCACGATCGCAACCATCCGTCCGTGCTCGCATGGGAAGCCGATAACGGCACGACGGATACGGCATTCGCGCAATCGCTGAAGACGGTTTCGCAGATGTGGGACCCCATCAACACGCGCGCGCAGGCGGACCGCACGCCGAACCCGAACAACGGCGACATCCTCGGCTGTAGCGGCAACGGCTGCGACATCAACGTCAAGAAGGACTTCCCGAACTCGCCCGCATGGGGCTCGGAATACTGGGGCGACGGCGTCGGCCGCTGGAAGTACGACTTCGAACTCGCGTTCGCCGTGAAGTATCTGAAGGAATGGGTGGCGAGCGTCGCCGGCAAGTCGTTCGGTATCGCGCACTGGTATCTCGCCGATACACCGGGCGAAACCAATACGCAGACAGACGGCATCGACCCGGATTCCGTGCGCGGCAACGGCGCATCGATGATGGACGCGAACCGCCTGCCGCGCCTGATCTACTACATCTATCAGGCGGTGTGGACGCCGTTCGAGATCAAGCCCGTCGTCAAGCTCGCGCATACGTGGAACCGTTCCGGCTCCGTGACCGTCAACGCGTTCAGCAACTGCCCGGCAGTGCGTCTGCGGTTGAACGGCGAACTGGTCGGCGGCGATCAGGCGCCGAATCCGACGTCGTCTGACCCGAGCGCCGACATGACGCAGAACACGACGCTGCTGCCCGGCCAGGTGCACTGGGACAACGTGAAGTGGGCGCCCGGCACGCTGACGGCAGAGTGTCTCGACAACAACCGTCAGGTCGCGGCCAGCGATTCGCTCGTCACGGCCGGTCCCGCCGATCACATTCTGCTGACCGTCGAGCCCGAACTCGTCAAGCCGAACGGCGAGTCGTTCGCGCTCACCGCAAACGGCACGGATGCCGCCATCATTACGGCGACCGTCGTCGACGCGATCAACGTGCGCGTGCCCGATGCATCGCAGACGCTGACGTTCGCCGTCAGCGGCCCCGGCACGTATCGCGGTGGCTCCGATCACGACGTGACGCCGAACCAGCCGCTGTCGTATCACGCACCTGGCGATCCGAACCTGTCGGTCGAAGGCGGCATGACGCGCATCGCCGTCAAGACGCAGTTCGCGCCCGGCACGGTGACGGTGACGGCGACGTCGCCCGGTCTAGGCAGCGGCACGACGTCGTTCAACGTCGTGCCGACGGCCGACCAGCAGGTCTTCAACGGCAATGGACTCGTGGTCGGTCCGCAACCGCCGAGCGCGTTGCGCATCGTCACGCAGCCCGCCGATCAGATCGTCACGCAAGGACAGAGCGGGCAGTTCTCGGTGCTGTCGGCGGGCGCGGCGCCCATCGCGTATCAATGGATGAAGAACGGCGCGGCCATTCCCGGCGCAACCGGCTACGCGTACATGACGCCCGCCGTCGCATCGGGCGACAACGGCGCGACGTACAGCGTCGCCGTGACCAACGCCAACAGCAGCGTCACGTCGCGTACGGCGAGCCTGACGGTCGTGCAGCCCGCTGCGCCGACCATCGTCACGCAGCCGCTGTCGCTCAGCATCACGAGCGGGCAGAGCGCGGAATTCTCCGTGGTCGCAGCCGGCTCGCCCGTGCTGTCGTATCAGTGGACGAAGAACGGCGAGTCCGTTCCGGGCGCGAACCAGCCCGTGTACGACACGCCCGCGACGCAGACGTCGGACAGCGGCTCGGTGTACAGAGCCGTCGTGACCAACAGCGCAGGCACGGTCACGTCGCAGGACGCGACGCTGACGGTGAGCGTGGCGACACCGCCCGTCATCGTGTCGCAGCCACACAGCCAGAGCGTGCCGTTCGGCCAGAGCGTGACGTTCAACGTGCTCGCAAGCGGCTCGACACCGCTGAAGTATCAGTGGACGAAGGACGGCAAGCCGTACGGCACGAACGCGGCGAGTATCGCGATCGTGTCGGCGCAGGGCAGCGACGCCGGCGACTATGCCGTGACGATCAGCAACAGCGCAGGCAGCATCACGAGCGATCACGTCACGCTGACGGTGAGCGGCGCCGACAACAGCAACCTCGCGCTCGGCGCGAAGGCCACCTCGAGCAGCGACCAGAACGGCGGCCTGACCGCGCAGAACGCGATCGACGGTTCGGTTGCGTCGCGCTGGTCGTCGGCCCCGCAAATCGATCCGTCGTGGATCACGGTCGATCTCGGTTCGATACAGACCTTCAACAAGGTCGTGCTGATGTGGGAAAACGCGGCGGCGTCGGCGTACAAGATCCAGGTGTCGAACGACAACGGCCAGTGGACCAACGTGCTGCCCAACGATCAGGTGATCGCGGGTCACGGCGGTACGGAAACGACGGTGTTCCCGAGCACGTCGGCGCGCTATGTGCGCATGCTCGGCCTGCAGCGCACGACGCAGTACGGCTATTCGCTGTTCGAGTTCCAGGTATTCGACGCACCGCAATGCGGCAGCGAGGCGGAGCGCTTCACGCTGCTGGGCGCGAAGCCCGGCACGTGGAACTCGACCATCGCCGGTCTGCCGTCGGGCCCGTATGTGCCGACCGTGAAGGACAACGTGAGCGGTCTCGTGTGGCAGCAGTACTACACGACGTTCCCGAATCAGGGCGCGCAGTTCACGCAGTCGGTTGCGAAACAGTATTGCGCGGCAATCGGCATGCGCCTGCCGACACAGAACGAAGCGTTGACGGTGGCGCGCGCGAACTTCGCGTCGTGCGCATTCCCCGGCTCGTGGGGTACGTGGACGACGACGGGCGTGCCCGGTGTGCCGACGCAGGCATATCTCGTGTTCTCGTCGGGCGAGTCCGCGGGCGGCATCATCGACAACACGCCGGGCTGGTCGCTGTGCGTATCCGGCAATGCCGCCGATGTGCCCGTGATCTCGGCGCATCCGGCGAGCGTGACGGTGAGCGAAGGGCAGGTCGCGCAGTTCTCGGTCGGTGTGACGGGAACGGGTCCGTTCTCGTTCCAGTGGCTGCGCAACAACGCAGTGGTCGCGATCACGACCAACCCGACGTACACGACGCCGCCCACGACGATCGCCGCCGACAACGGCGCGACGTATAGCGTGATCGTCACCAACGGCGGCGGCAGCGTCACCAGCGGGAAGGCTACGCTGACCGTGACGGCTGCTACGGGTGGTAACGGTGGCGACGGCGGTGACGGTAACAACGGCAATAACGGCGGCAATGGCGGTGACGGTGGTGACGGAGGCAACGGCGGCTTGCCGAGCGCCAATCTCGCGCGCGGCAAGGTCGCGACGTCGAGCGGCGTGCAGGACGAAGGCTATGCGCCCGCCAATGCTGTCGACGGCAACACGGGTTCGCGCTGGTCGTCGGATTTCAACGACGACGCCTGGATCACGATCGATCTCGGCACGCCGACGCAGTTCGACCGCATCGTGCTGAACTGGGAAAACGCTTACGGCAAGGCCTATCTGCTGCAGTCGTCGAGCAATGGCCAGGACTGGAACAACATCGTTCCGCAACGCGCGGGCGCAGGCGGCGTCGAGGACATCTCGCTGCCCGTCACGACAGCGCGCTATGTCCGTATGCAGGGCGTCAAGCGGGCGTCGCAGTATGGCTATTCGCTGTTCGAGTTCGAGATCTACAACTCGGCGGCGACGCCGAAGCTGACGGTCACGGCGACGGCGGGCGCGAACGGCGCGATCAGCCCGTCGGGTGAAGTCGGCGTGATTCAGGGCGGCTCGCAGACTTTCACGGCGCAACCGGCAGCCGGTTACGGCGTGGGCTCGATGACGGTGGACGGCCAGAACCTAGGCGTGCAATCGACGTACACGTTCACCAACGTCACCGCGAAGCACAGCATCAGCGTGACCTTCGTGCCGCTGTCGGCGAGCGTGAATCTGGCGCTCAACCGGCCGGCGACGTCGAGCGGCGACGAGAACGGCAACACGCCGCCTGCGGCAGCCGTCGACGGCAACACGGGCACGCGCTGGTCGTCGAAGTTCATCGACCCGTCGTGGATCACGATCGATCTCGGTTCGGAGCAGACCTTCAACCGCGTGGTGCTGAACTGGGAGAACGCGCACGGTATCGCGTATCAGATCCAGACGTCGCACGACAACGTCGACTGGTCGAACACCGTCTACAACCAGACGGACGGCAAGGGCGGCGTGGAAGACCTGTCGTTCGCGAGCACGACGGCGCGCTACGTGCGCCTGTACGGCACGAAGCGTTCGACGGACTACGGCTACTCGCTGTTCGAGTTCGGCGTGTACAACAACGTAACGTCGACGCAGCAGGCACTCAAGTAG
- a CDS encoding VOC family protein, translated as MSAETVDMKLEVVVIPVSDVDRAMQFYAGLGWRLDVDIVRGDDFRVVHFTPAGSQCSILFGKGVTTEAPGSVQGLHLIVSDVEAARAQLVSRGVEVSEIFHDVGGVFHHAGEEGRLSGAHPERKSYGSFASFNDPDGNGWVFQEVTSRLPGRVDADATTFVSPIELASALRRAAAAHGEHEKRTGKHDDNWPDWYAEYIVREQTGGTLPT; from the coding sequence ATGAGCGCTGAAACAGTCGATATGAAGCTCGAAGTAGTCGTCATTCCCGTGTCGGATGTCGATCGCGCGATGCAGTTTTATGCGGGACTCGGCTGGCGGCTCGACGTCGATATTGTGAGAGGCGACGATTTTCGCGTCGTGCACTTCACGCCAGCAGGTTCGCAATGTTCGATTCTGTTCGGCAAAGGCGTCACGACAGAAGCGCCGGGCTCGGTGCAGGGACTTCACCTCATCGTGTCCGACGTCGAGGCGGCGCGCGCGCAACTCGTCAGTCGCGGCGTGGAGGTGAGCGAAATTTTTCACGACGTCGGCGGCGTATTCCATCACGCGGGTGAAGAAGGGCGCTTGAGCGGCGCGCATCCCGAGCGCAAGAGTTACGGTTCCTTCGCTTCATTCAACGATCCCGACGGCAACGGCTGGGTCTTCCAGGAAGTGACGTCGCGGCTGCCCGGAAGAGTGGATGCCGATGCCACGACCTTCGTGTCGCCCATCGAACTCGCGAGCGCGCTTCGCCGCGCAGCCGCCGCACATGGCGAGCACGAGAAGCGCACGGGGAAGCATGACGACAACTGGCCCGACTGGTACGCCGAGTACATCGTCCGCGAACAGACGGGCGGAACATTGCCGACCTGA
- a CDS encoding MFS transporter, with translation MKAADASANVSRTMPWYREISWPQWRVLIAAWGVWVMDAVDFLAITFVLNDIAKHFSVPLSTASLLLFATYGVRWIGGLMFGSLSDRIGRKIPLVITLAWFTAGAVLTGLSWSFASLAVFRLLLGFGMAPGFSLGATMVAESWPERHRAIGIGILDTGWGLGAIGAAIAYDLVYPHFGWRGMFFVGVIPALLLAVFILTCVPESQAFRDGTRSIRTPLRDNPAVVLFRRYPGRVGYLALLMLVLCFGSWPFQGLFPTYLKSLSFEPLTITWLTMTSAVGQVFGFFASGFIAERLGRRAGISLMLCIGAVCVVALVYSVNQFLLAECFAFLSGFFLVGSSGIWGTILTENLPRDVRASGVGFLYNIGVVGGGIAPYIVLSTVKAADMTIALGIAVFTIGAALAAIVILRSVRETKGMQLSEIDAGGH, from the coding sequence ATGAAAGCCGCCGATGCAAGCGCGAATGTGTCGAGAACGATGCCCTGGTACAGGGAAATCTCATGGCCGCAGTGGCGCGTGCTAATCGCTGCATGGGGCGTGTGGGTGATGGACGCCGTCGACTTTCTGGCGATCACGTTCGTACTCAACGACATCGCGAAGCATTTCAGTGTGCCGCTCAGCACGGCGTCGTTGCTGCTGTTCGCGACGTATGGCGTGCGCTGGATCGGCGGGCTGATGTTCGGCAGTCTGAGCGATCGCATCGGCCGCAAGATTCCGCTCGTGATCACGCTTGCGTGGTTCACGGCGGGCGCAGTGCTGACGGGGTTGTCATGGAGCTTTGCGTCGCTTGCCGTGTTCCGTCTGCTGCTCGGCTTCGGCATGGCGCCCGGCTTTTCGCTCGGCGCGACGATGGTCGCCGAATCGTGGCCGGAGCGGCATCGCGCGATCGGCATCGGCATTCTCGATACGGGCTGGGGTCTCGGCGCGATCGGCGCGGCGATTGCCTACGATCTCGTCTATCCGCACTTCGGCTGGCGCGGAATGTTCTTCGTCGGTGTCATTCCGGCGTTGCTGCTGGCCGTCTTTATCCTCACATGCGTGCCGGAATCGCAGGCGTTCAGGGACGGCACCCGCAGCATTCGCACGCCGCTGCGCGACAACCCTGCTGTCGTGCTGTTCCGCCGCTATCCCGGACGCGTCGGCTACCTCGCGCTGCTGATGCTGGTGCTGTGCTTCGGTTCGTGGCCGTTTCAGGGACTGTTTCCGACGTATCTGAAGTCGCTGTCGTTCGAACCGCTGACCATCACGTGGCTCACGATGACTTCCGCCGTTGGACAGGTCTTCGGCTTCTTCGCATCGGGCTTTATCGCGGAACGGCTCGGGCGGCGCGCAGGCATCAGCCTCATGCTGTGCATCGGCGCGGTGTGCGTCGTCGCGCTCGTGTATAGCGTCAACCAGTTCTTGCTCGCGGAGTGTTTTGCGTTTTTAAGCGGCTTCTTCCTCGTCGGATCGTCGGGCATCTGGGGCACGATATTGACCGAGAATCTGCCCCGCGACGTGCGTGCGTCGGGTGTCGGCTTTCTCTACAACATCGGCGTCGTGGGCGGTGGCATTGCGCCGTATATCGTGCTGTCGACGGTCAAGGCCGCTGATATGACGATTGCGCTGGGGATCGCCGTGTTCACGATCGGCGCGGCGCTGGCGGCCATCGTGATTCTCAGATCGGTGCGCGAAACGAAGGGCATGCAGCTGAGCGAGATCGACGCAGGCGGCCACTAG
- a CDS encoding fumarylacetoacetate hydrolase family protein, protein MKLLRFGPEGHEKPGLLDAQGVMRDASSLCGDYTPAFFADGGLDRLRNADVTRLPVVEGNPRIGSCIAQPGNFIAIGLNYVQHAIETNAPIPAEPIIFNKAPSCISGPNDPVILPRASTKCDWEVEIALVIGRRALYVSEENALDYVAGYCVCNDVSEREMQLEHGGQWVKGKMFPTFGPLGPWLVTPDETGDVQNLGLWLELNGKRIQDSSTSDMIFRIATIVSYVSRHVLLQPGDVITTGTPPGVGLGMKPERYLKPGDVMELGVQGLGTQKQTVIAFEDSALA, encoded by the coding sequence ATGAAGCTACTCAGATTCGGACCGGAAGGCCACGAGAAACCCGGCCTGCTCGACGCACAAGGCGTGATGCGCGACGCGTCCTCGCTATGTGGCGACTACACGCCCGCGTTCTTCGCAGATGGCGGGCTCGACAGGTTGCGCAACGCGGACGTTACTCGTCTGCCAGTAGTCGAAGGCAATCCGCGCATCGGTTCGTGTATCGCGCAGCCGGGAAATTTCATCGCGATCGGCCTCAACTACGTGCAACACGCAATCGAGACCAACGCGCCCATTCCCGCCGAGCCGATCATTTTCAACAAGGCGCCGTCGTGCATCTCGGGTCCGAACGATCCTGTGATCCTGCCGCGCGCATCGACGAAGTGCGATTGGGAAGTGGAAATCGCGCTGGTGATCGGGCGACGTGCGCTGTACGTGTCCGAAGAAAATGCGCTCGACTACGTCGCGGGCTATTGCGTCTGCAACGACGTATCCGAACGCGAGATGCAACTCGAACACGGCGGCCAGTGGGTGAAGGGCAAGATGTTCCCGACCTTCGGCCCGCTCGGCCCGTGGCTCGTGACGCCTGACGAAACCGGCGATGTGCAGAATCTCGGCCTGTGGCTCGAACTCAACGGCAAGCGCATCCAGGACTCGTCGACGTCGGACATGATCTTCCGCATTGCGACGATTGTGTCGTACGTCAGCCGTCATGTGTTGCTGCAACCCGGCGATGTGATCACGACGGGCACGCCGCCCGGCGTCGGCCTCGGCATGAAACCGGAGCGCTATCTGAAACCGGGCGACGTGATGGAACTCGGCGTGCAAGGTCTGGGCACGCAAAAGCAGACCGTGATTGCTTTCGAAGATTCAGCGCTCGCGTGA
- a CDS encoding shikimate dehydrogenase family protein yields MNIDGATRLYAIIGDPILQVRSPAVYTAHFAERGVNAVLFAAQASRDSFDTAMRGLMALGNLDGLLITSPHKSAAMAFADELSTRAKIVGAINALRREADGSWTGDMFDGVGFVSAAQKIAAIDGKRALLFGCGGAGAAIAAELAAHGARSIALVDPDAKRAQTLRDALAAHFSRCNVKVGNDGATHEIVINASIVGMKDGDGLPGDPGAIDANSLVGDVVLRPPETPTALVRLAREAGAHVVTGQEMHGGQVDAISAFFKGAR; encoded by the coding sequence ATGAACATCGACGGCGCAACGCGGCTGTACGCGATCATCGGCGATCCCATCTTGCAGGTGCGCTCGCCCGCCGTGTACACCGCGCATTTCGCGGAGCGCGGCGTGAATGCCGTGCTGTTCGCGGCGCAAGCGAGCCGCGATTCATTCGATACAGCGATGCGCGGTCTGATGGCGCTCGGCAATCTCGACGGCTTGCTGATCACGTCGCCACACAAATCCGCGGCCATGGCGTTCGCCGATGAACTGTCGACGCGCGCGAAGATCGTCGGCGCGATCAATGCGTTGCGTCGCGAAGCAGACGGCAGCTGGACGGGCGATATGTTCGACGGCGTCGGCTTCGTGAGCGCGGCGCAGAAGATCGCGGCTATCGACGGCAAGCGCGCGCTGCTGTTCGGCTGCGGCGGTGCGGGCGCGGCGATCGCTGCGGAACTCGCGGCGCATGGCGCGCGTTCTATCGCACTTGTCGATCCCGATGCAAAGCGCGCACAGACACTGCGCGATGCGTTGGCCGCGCATTTCAGCCGCTGCAACGTGAAGGTCGGGAATGATGGCGCGACACATGAAATCGTGATCAACGCGTCCATCGTCGGCATGAAAGACGGCGACGGCTTGCCCGGCGATCCCGGTGCAATCGACGCAAACTCGCTCGTCGGCGATGTCGTGTTGAGACCGCCAGAAACACCGACTGCACTCGTGCGACTCGCGCGCGAAGCCGGCGCGCACGTCGTCACCGGACAGGAGATGCACGGCGGCCAGGTCGACGCAATCTCCGCGTTTTTCAAAGGAGCCCGATGA
- a CDS encoding acyl CoA:acetate/3-ketoacid CoA transferase, whose product MHIISTTEAASLVRDEDAVLISGSGGGHSVPEALLAALEARFMSAGEPRNLTSISVVGVGDRAALGASHLAHEGLLRRAITSALVDSPGLVTLAAEDKIEAYTFPQGVLSQLMRDMAGGRPGLITKTGLHTFVDPRQQGARQSPRTPADFVELIELDGEEWLRFKPVPIDVAFLRGTTADEDGNITMEQEAVLGEMLAMAQATRRAGGIVVVQVKRMATRNTLPPKQVKIPGILVDFVVVVPEQRQTYATDYDPSYAGELRVPLSEIKPLPFGPRKVIVRRAALELYPGAVCNLGAGVSTGLSTVAAEEGLLDKVVLTNEQGLIGGAPITGRDSGGAQNFAAMIEQPSQFDFYDGGGLDLAFLSFAEVDAQGNVNISRFGDKIIGVGGFINISQNAKCVIFSGTLTAGGLDIGWEAGKTIIREEGRHKKFVSKLEQVCYNATFARERGQTALYVTERAVFRIGTQGLELIEVAPGIDLERDVFAQMEFRPHVSPDLKTMDARLFNPARLGIHDEVVARERRFRSARIAQWLADTKTEKQR is encoded by the coding sequence ATGCACATCATTTCAACGACTGAAGCGGCTTCGCTGGTTCGCGACGAAGACGCCGTTCTGATCAGCGGCTCGGGCGGAGGGCATTCCGTGCCTGAGGCCTTGCTTGCTGCGCTGGAGGCACGCTTCATGAGCGCGGGCGAGCCGCGCAATCTCACGTCGATCAGCGTGGTCGGTGTCGGCGACCGCGCGGCGCTCGGCGCAAGCCACCTCGCACACGAAGGGCTGCTGCGTCGCGCGATCACGAGCGCACTGGTCGATTCGCCCGGCCTCGTGACGCTCGCTGCCGAAGACAAGATCGAGGCGTACACGTTTCCGCAAGGCGTGCTGTCGCAACTGATGCGCGACATGGCGGGCGGCCGTCCCGGCCTGATTACGAAAACGGGCCTGCATACGTTCGTCGATCCGCGTCAGCAGGGTGCGCGTCAAAGCCCGCGCACGCCCGCCGATTTCGTCGAACTGATCGAACTCGACGGCGAAGAGTGGCTGCGCTTCAAGCCCGTTCCGATCGACGTCGCGTTCCTGCGCGGCACGACGGCCGACGAAGACGGCAACATCACGATGGAGCAGGAAGCGGTGCTCGGCGAGATGCTCGCGATGGCGCAGGCGACGCGACGCGCAGGCGGCATCGTGGTCGTGCAGGTCAAGCGGATGGCGACGCGCAATACGTTGCCGCCGAAGCAGGTGAAGATTCCCGGCATCCTCGTGGACTTCGTCGTCGTCGTGCCCGAGCAGCGGCAGACCTACGCGACCGACTACGATCCGAGCTACGCAGGCGAGTTGCGCGTGCCGCTGTCGGAGATCAAGCCGCTGCCGTTCGGACCGCGCAAAGTGATCGTGCGGCGCGCGGCGCTCGAACTCTATCCGGGTGCCGTCTGCAATCTCGGCGCGGGCGTGTCGACGGGGTTGTCGACGGTCGCTGCCGAAGAGGGCCTGCTCGACAAGGTCGTGCTGACTAACGAACAAGGTCTGATCGGCGGTGCGCCGATCACGGGCCGCGATTCGGGCGGTGCGCAAAACTTCGCTGCGATGATCGAACAGCCTTCGCAATTCGACTTCTACGACGGCGGCGGACTCGATCTCGCGTTCCTCTCTTTCGCGGAAGTCGACGCGCAGGGCAACGTGAACATCAGCCGTTTCGGCGACAAGATCATCGGCGTCGGCGGCTTCATCAACATCAGCCAGAACGCGAAGTGCGTGATCTTCAGCGGCACGCTGACGGCGGGCGGTCTGGACATCGGCTGGGAAGCGGGCAAGACGATTATTCGCGAGGAAGGCCGTCACAAGAAGTTCGTGAGCAAGCTCGAGCAGGTTTGCTACAACGCGACGTTTGCACGTGAGCGCGGACAGACGGCACTGTATGTCACGGAGCGCGCGGTGTTTCGCATCGGTACGCAAGGGCTCGAACTGATCGAGGTTGCGCCTGGCATCGATCTCGAACGCGATGTCTTTGCGCAGATGGAATTCCGTCCGCACGTGTCGCCCGATCTGAAGACGATGGATGCGCGTCTCTTCAATCCGGCACGGCTCGGCATCCACGATGAAGTCGTCGCGCGCGAAAGGCGCTTCCGTTCGGCGCGCATCGCGCAATGGCTCGCGGACACGAAGACGGAGAAGCAGCGATGA